GAAGTACTTGGGACGCTCGGCCTTGCTCAGATCCTCCAGTCGCTCCGCCTCGGCACTGGCAAAGTCCTTGAGCAGCTGCAAGAACGACTTCCGAGTGCCCTTCACattctgctgcagcttctgGACGAGCTCCAAATGCTGCTGCGCGCCACCCCTGCAAATGTGGAATGGCGGTGAAGTCAATGCAAAGGAGGATAGAAATCAGAAGTACGGCAATGCCACTCACTTCAGGGCCGTTGTTagctgctgctcccgctgaAAGACTTCGCCAAGCTTTCGCAGCACTCGCTCGCCCACCACGAAGTGGACCAAGATATTGGTCTTGACCTTTTCCGCATAGAGCAGTTTGATACACTGCAGCTGGGATAGATCGGTGACGTGAGTGCCGCAGCACATGTTGCTCTCAATGCCCTCGATGCGCACCACCCTTGCGAGGCCCTCATGGTCCTTGGGTAGGCCGCGAGGAGCGCGGGCATCGTTAAACTCTTCATCTACCTCTGGATCCACAAGCACCACGCTGACCGGCCGTCCCTCGCGGATCAGCTCGTTGGCCTGCCGCTCGATGAGGTCCAGGGACTCGCGGCTGATCAGGTGCGGCGTATTTAGCTGAATATGGGAGACGTTCGAACCCAGCGACCACGATGTGGTGTCGTACTTGAATTCCCGGTCGAACAGAGCCGTGATCAGATGTTGGCCGGAATGTTGCTGCATGTGGTCGAGGCGGCGATCCCAGTCGAGGCTCTGGTGCACCTCGGCTCCCTCCTCGAAGCTCGAGCTGGACTCCACGAAGTGAACGGCAATGTTTCCCTTCCTCAGCACTCTCCGCACCGGTTGGCCATTAATAGTGCCATAATCGCAGGGCTGGCCGCCGCCTTCGGGGAAGAGTATTGTGTCCTCGCACACAACATTGAAGCCACGAACTGGACGGGCCTCACCACCGGTTGCTACGTCCACATCGGTCCGTTCTATGGTGGCATACTCGCAGgatacaatttttgttgtgtacTGTTGAAATATGGTTACAAATTATATAATTGGTCTTCGGCTTCGGGCAAAGGTCAGGCTTGCCTGCTTTAGAAAGCTGTCCTCCTGGCACTTGAAAACCATGTTGTGACTTGTCTGACGAAATCCCCtttttatttcaaatatatttcgtGCGTCACAATAGATTAGAGCTGGAGAACTTATCGATGGCAACATCGATATCATCGATGTTTTCTCTCAGAGATTTATTTTTCCGTTttacgtgtttttttttagcattttAAATGGCTTGTTTTTTAATGATCTTCCTCTCTACGTAGCTGACCTTGTGACCTCCTAAGAGATGCGCCATTTCTTGCGATAAGCTGCTCAAAATAATGGACTTCATAATAGCtaaggtacatatgtatttatggtattggaaatgtatttaaaattctCACGTGCTGGCGCGGTTTTAAAAGCGATTTTAACCgcgaaatacaaaaaataccagaaaccAACCGTCTGTTCCCGCCGCTGTCGCCTGGTGTTTTTCGGTCTGTTTATCTGCCATCTCGCTCTAATTGATGCGGCGGCCCTGCAAGACTATCTCCCTCGCACCCATGCCAATGATGCTGCGTctgcgctgcagctgcagcgaaGGATTACATTTGAGGGAGAGGATGTCTTGTTGTCTCGCGTTGGCTGCTCAACAGTTTCCTTCCAACGGCACATCACGTTACGACACGAGCAGCGTTACGTTGCGAGCCACTGGTCTTACGTTGGAGATTCTGGCGAACAAATACAAGCGACGGACGGCGCTTAAATAATAAGTTTTCCGCTGGCTCCCGCCACCTGTCGAAAAGGCAATAGCCCCAGAGTGCCGTGTGTCCTTCTCCCGTCGCGTCCGTCGTCGATTTCCGGGGCCAAGTCCTGGCTTGGTGTCTGGAGCACCAGTGTTGGTTATATAAGCCAGGCGAAATCGGTGGCAGCCCCATAAAAACTTCTTGCAGCGCAGCAGAAACAGTCAAGTCAGTAGCAAAAAATCCTTTGAAGCTCTGTGTATTTATGTGTACCCAAAGGATATCTACCTATCCGCCATATTACCAGTAGTCACAAGGATATCTCCATGACAGCACTCCCACGCACCAAGCGCCACCCATCTCCACCACACAACCCACACGGCCCAGAAAAGTCTAACTAAACTAATTGTTTTACAAAAATCCACTAAAGTGCATTAGTTGGCTGTTGGCTACGGAGTGTGGGGGGTGCTGTGTGGGTGATGGGGTCGGTTGATTGATTTATTGTACGTTGCCCAGTCACGCAGCGCACATAGATGTCAGCGCTCTGTAATGacgtgcgcgtgtgtgtgagtgcgtgtgGGGATGTCCTTTTATTTCCATTGCATGGTTTGGCTTGCTTGATTTCATTGATTGATTGCAAGAAAACTAATTGTTTACTTTGATTGAATAGGAAGCAGTAGGATGGCGCCTATTCAAGCACCGTTATCACCCGTACTTAAGCACTAACAAtaaaagaacacacacacacaggcacaggcactggctaaccaccaccacagcaacaacatcccACCAGTGTGGGGGGAAGCATGAACCGTTcttaaaagtatgcaacgagAATGACGATTACGTTAGTTACGTGAACAGTCCACAGGGGGCGCTagaagcagcatcagcacAGAACGAAGCAAATTAAAAGGGACAGCGCACTTTTAGGCAGcacccacaccacaccacactctCGCACTTGCACatcccacacgcacacagcacacacaaagTAAACATATACACAAACATATACCAGCAATAACCGTTTCAAAATCACCGGTCGAATCATGGCCAACACAGCCCAGTTATTGCGCCGTCAGAGCTCCAGGGACATTGTGCTAAAAAGCCAGAAGAGCATCGATCAGCTAGAGTTGCGGGCAAGTGACACTGACGTTTGATATTTTGGCACCTACATCCGACATTAATACCGACATCTTCTTCCATTCGTAACCATTTAGGAGCTGCGTGGCCGCCTGGTGTCCAAGGAGCATGGCGTCGGCCACCACCATCACACATCgctgcaccaccaccagcccATGTATGGGGCCACCAACCAGGGCTTCATGTCGGACGCCTTCGACGAGtcctcggagctggagcaggagccgaCATTCGGCTCGGAGGCCAGCACCAGCAAGGCCAAGGCCGAGCTGGTGGCCAGCGctttggagcagcagcaggacattGTTGAGGGCGAGAAGGAGGGCGAAGAACGCGAGAGTTGGGACAGCAAAATCATGTTCCTGCTGGCCACCATCGGGTGAGTAAACAACTACTCGTTGAAACCGTGTTTACCTGACAGATATAGATAGTCATAATAAACTAAAGCCTGTAAATTCAAAAAATCGTTAGTAATACATTTAGCATATTATTAGAAGGCACAGAAATGATAGAAAAGGTTTGATTTATAGCCGATACCCATCAAGTACAGGTTTACATATATTAAATTCATGTAAATGCATTTGTTCTTCGTTTTGCCCGTTGTTTGTGCATATACTACGAGTACATCAAATATTCAAAGTTAtgcaaaatactcgtactaaATGATATAGTCAGACGTGGGCACTCCCATTGCTCCGACAGTTATTTTTGGGCAACCGTCGCCAGGCAGACGTACAAGCGAATGTGAAAAATAGAATgcccgagaatgcaaaaacaaaatacatgcaGTGTGCGTGACCCAGACTGATCGCTGCTCGACTCGAGTCTCGTTGATAAGATCTTTTCGTTCTTTTGTCCCAAATTCATTAAGCATTGGTCACACCAACGAAATAATGTTCTGATTTTCCCTAATTCGAGCAACGAGGAAGAGAGAAAACCCCCTTTCTTTTGGTTCTAAAGATAGTTTAATCAAAAGTCAGTTAACAAGTggtttcttgtttttattcAGTGCAATTATCTTCGCCCTACGGACTTAGCTTTAATACAGTCTACACTTAAAAATAGGGACAATTGGATAGTTAGGAGAATGAGTTCTGATGCGACACGATTTATGTATATCCAATATCAAATACTCAAACGATTCATAACATATTAATTGTCGACGTGGCATCGCTTTCTTCCTGAACAGATATGCGGTGGGTCTCGGCAACGTGTGGCGCTTCCCGTACCTGGCGCAGAAGAACGGAGGCGGAGCCTTCTTGGTGCCCTACTTCATTATGTTGTGCATCCAGGGAATACCGATCTTCTACCTGGAGCTGGCCATAGGACAGCGGCTGCGAAAGGGGGCGATCGGCGTTTGGAGCCAGGTTTCGCCATATCTGGGTGGAATCGGTATCTCCTCGGCGGTGGTCAGCTACATTGTGGCCCTGTACTACAACACGATAATTGCCTGGTGCCTGATCTATCTGCTGCATAGCTTTGAGTCGCCACTTCCGTGGGCTGACTGCCCAACCAGACTGTATGCGAACTACACGTACGACCATGAGCCGGAGTGCGTGGCCTCCTCGCCTACGCAGTTCTACTGGTATCGCACCACGTTGCAGTGCTCGGAGAGCGTGGATATGCCGGAGAACTTCAATTACCACATGGCGATTGCGCTGATGGTGTCATGGTTCCTGGTTTACATCTGCATGGTGCAAGGGATCACCTCCTCCGGCAAGATCGTCTACATGACAGCCATCTTTCCCTACGTGGTGCTCATCATCTTCTTCTTTCGCGGAATAACACTCAAAGGCGCCTCGGATGGGGTGGCTCACCTGTTTACGCCGCGCTGGGAGACGCTGCTCGATCCCGTCGTCTGGCTGGAGGCCGGCACCCAGATCTTCTTCTCCCTGGGACTGGCATTCGGCGGCCTCATTGCCTTCAGTTCATACAATCCGGCCAACAACAACTGCTATCGGGATGCGCTACTCGTCTCGCTCACAAACTGTGGCACCTCGATGTTCGCAGGCGTGGTCGTCTTTTCGGTGATTGGCTTCAAGGCCACGGCCACCTTCGACCGCTGTACGGAGGAGAGGAACGGCCTGATGGCCCTGAATCGTACCCAGAATCTGCCAGTCTGCGATCTGCAGCGAGAGTTGGCTAATGTGAGTCGatgccaccacccacccattCATTTCctcattttaatttgttttgtttttttctttgcagagTGCCTCTGGCACTGGTCTGGCTTTCATTATATTCACCGAGGCGATCAATCAGTTTCCAGGCGCACAGCTCTGGGCCGTTCTCTTCTTCCTGATGCTCTTCACGCTGGGCATCGACTCGCAGTTTGGTACGCTCGAGGGTGTAGTCACCTCGCTGGTGGACATGAAGCTCTTTCCCAACCTACCCAAGGAGTACATCGTGGGGGTAAGTACTCTTCTTCTTTGCAGAAGGAGACGCCTGTGCCTCCAACTTTGTGATATGTACTCATCCGGTCTTTTCTATCAGGGTCTGTGCTTCACTTGCTGTCTGATCTCTATGTGCTTTGCCAACGGAGCTGGCAGTTACATATTCCAGCTGATGGACAGCTTCGCCGGCAATTTCCCTCTGCTGGTCATCGCCCTATTCGAGTGCCTGTCGATCAGCTATATCTATGGAGTGCGCCGCTTTTCGGATGACATCGAGATGATGACCGGCTCGAGGCCGAGCTTCTATTGGATGTTCTGCTGGAAGTATTTGTCACCCTGCGCCATGGTCACTATTTTGCTGGCCTCTTTCTATCAGCTCCTTACCGAGGGCAGCAGCTACCCGGCCTGGATTGCGGCCAAAGGCTCCACGGATTCCATGGAGTGGCCGCATTGGTGCATAGTTGTAGCATTTTTCCTCATACTCTCGTCTATCTTATGGATACCCATTGTGGCGGTGCTGCGGTGAGTGTTTGTCTTTCATAGGAGTTTGGTTAACTAATCATAAGTTTGTATTACCGCCCTTACACCTTTACGATACTGTGCAACAGGCTCTGTGGCATTAAGGTAGTGGAGGACTCCGATCCCGCATGGTTCCCCGAAGCCGAGCTCAGGGAAGTCCATGGCATCGTACCCCACGAACCGACAGAGCTGGAGCGCAGCATATTCTGCTTCAACATGGACGGCACGGAGGGCATGTGCTGCCCCAAATACGGACTGCCCGAGAAGTCcctcgaggaggaggagtaagCAGGAGGACAATAAGAAAAAATTCGAAAATTAACCATGAAATGTAATGTAAATATGGACAATAACTAAGCCGACACACCGATGCTCAAATGCGACGATATCTACACTCCTATATGGTCCCCAAAGACTGTTCAACCGTTCAAAAAAACCACAGCAGCCCAATATAAAATGTGTATTTATAAACACGTACTCGGAACAACCAGTGGCAAGACGGTGAAAATTCGGCGCGGATGCGCGGTTTCATTGAAGTAGAAacagtgaaaaaaaaaatcaaaaaggaAATCTATAGAAATAACGTATTTGCGCATAACTTCATTAGCATGGAAACGTGTAGAAGGCGAAAAATCATTATTATATGATTATTATTTgcgttttccttttctttcgaTTGGTTTCTACTCGATCCGGAATAAGACGGGCCGAGAGactatacgagtatgcatatTTTTATGTATTCCGCTTCTTGGCACGAGTATGGCAACCCTTATaggacatatgtatatatccgATTTGGTACATGCCATATTTGATTGcgacgaaagaaaagaaaagaaatgaaacTGTGTGCAAAGTGAAATTGA
The sequence above is a segment of the Drosophila pseudoobscura strain MV-25-SWS-2005 chromosome X, UCI_Dpse_MV25, whole genome shotgun sequence genome. Coding sequences within it:
- the LOC4815900 gene encoding alanyl-tRNA editing protein Aarsd1-B — protein: MLPSISSPALIYCDARNIFEIKRGFRQTSHNMVFKCQEDSFLKQYTTKIVSCEYATIERTDVDVATGGEARPVRGFNVVCEDTILFPEGGGQPCDYGTINGQPVRRVLRKGNIAVHFVESSSSFEEGAEVHQSLDWDRRLDHMQQHSGQHLITALFDREFKYDTTSWSLGSNVSHIQLNTPHLISRESLDLIERQANELIREGRPVSVVLVDPEVDEEFNDARAPRGLPKDHEGLARVVRIEGIESNMCCGTHVTDLSQLQCIKLLYAEKVKTNILVHFVVGERVLRKLGEVFQREQQLTTALKGGAQQHLELVQKLQQNVKGTRKSFLQLLKDFASAEAERLEDLSKAERPKYFSLHRRDGIEVDFIHTFLRHAPEGIFYFLTVSEGGAAGSSGKGHLVLRGDPAVVEEIGPKFLELLEGKGNGKAGSFQGKINNLAKLPECIELLESHFKPKKSIEPKPVSGS
- the LOC4815899 gene encoding sodium-dependent neutral amino acid transporter B(0)AT3 gives rise to the protein MANTAQLLRRQSSRDIVLKSQKSIDQLELRELRGRLVSKEHGVGHHHHTSLHHHQPMYGATNQGFMSDAFDESSELEQEPTFGSEASTSKAKAELVASALEQQQDIVEGEKEGEERESWDSKIMFLLATIGYAVGLGNVWRFPYLAQKNGGGAFLVPYFIMLCIQGIPIFYLELAIGQRLRKGAIGVWSQVSPYLGGIGISSAVVSYIVALYYNTIIAWCLIYLLHSFESPLPWADCPTRLYANYTYDHEPECVASSPTQFYWYRTTLQCSESVDMPENFNYHMAIALMVSWFLVYICMVQGITSSGKIVYMTAIFPYVVLIIFFFRGITLKGASDGVAHLFTPRWETLLDPVVWLEAGTQIFFSLGLAFGGLIAFSSYNPANNNCYRDALLVSLTNCGTSMFAGVVVFSVIGFKATATFDRCTEERNGLMALNRTQNLPVCDLQRELANSASGTGLAFIIFTEAINQFPGAQLWAVLFFLMLFTLGIDSQFGTLEGVVTSLVDMKLFPNLPKEYIVGGLCFTCCLISMCFANGAGSYIFQLMDSFAGNFPLLVIALFECLSISYIYGVRRFSDDIEMMTGSRPSFYWMFCWKYLSPCAMVTILLASFYQLLTEGSSYPAWIAAKGSTDSMEWPHWCIVVAFFLILSSILWIPIVAVLRLCGIKVVEDSDPAWFPEAELREVHGIVPHEPTELERSIFCFNMDGTEGMCCPKYGLPEKSLEEEE